Proteins from one Mercurialis annua linkage group LG7, ddMerAnnu1.2, whole genome shotgun sequence genomic window:
- the LOC126656940 gene encoding uncharacterized protein LOC126656940 translates to MGTPSDKSWMTSYRFSSCYIQGVKNFLNVAKDFTDSNGRVRCPCKNCINIYLKPLQEVKMDLYQYGISENYTNWVHHGETSQPRDSLDGSINSDNELEDSGNDVSEMLDDMCNATFMDTDMEDRLPNQDNNMLEGEVAKFAKLWNDSHCELYPGSQKYSKLSFLLKMINIKALTNSSNKSFFSNLELFKDALPRGETLPSSSYEVKKLMRDLGLGYVTIDACVNDCVLFWKENENVDTCPTCKAPRWKLGFGKRKKVAQKILRHFPLVPRLQRLFMSKDIGENMRWHKEKRVDDDTIRHPADATEWKDFDQKYAWFGKDARNVRLGLASDGFNPFGNMSTSYSMWPVIVTPYNLPPWKCMKENFLMLSLLIPGKESPGNNIDVYLRPLIDELKELWETGVTTYDAYSGKNFQLHAALLWTINDFPAYGMLSGWSTKGKLACPVCNKWTCSLTLKNGVKQCYMGHRRYLHAQHSWRKSRKFNGKPEHGSKPEELSGDEVLRQLDLLPKSLVFGKTPNQKKRARGPEELNWTKRSIFFELPYWKTLKLRHNLDVMHIEKNICENILGTLMNIDGKSKDNIKARMDLEAMGIRKELHLQQKGNKFFMPLACYTLPKPERRKFCEWLQSIRLPDGYASNLSRCVSVQDCKVMGMKSHDYHIFLQRLLPASICGSLRSEVYTALSELSSFFKELCSKTLKRSTVKKL, encoded by the exons atgg GGACGCCATCAGACAAAAGTTGGATGACGTCGTACCGATTTAGTTCATGTTATATTCAAGGGGTCAAAAATTTTCTGAATGTTGCAAAAGACTTTACTGATTCAAATGGCAGAGTTCGATGTCCATGCAAGAActgcatcaatatttatttgaagccaTTGCAAGAAGTAAAAATGGATCTATATCAATATGGAATTAGTGAAAACTACACAAACTGGGTGCACCATGGTGAGACTTCTCAACCTCGTGATAGTTTAGATGGCTCTATTAATTCGGACAATGAATTGGAGGatagtggaaatgatgtttcagaaatgttagatgatatgtgtaatgcaacttttatggacaccgacatggaagacagacttcccaatcaagataataacatgctagaaggagaagtagcaaaatttgctaaattgtggaatgattctcattgtgaactatatcctggaagtcaaaaatattcaaagctctcttttcttcttaagatgattaatatcaaagcactcacaaattctagtaataagtcatttttttcgAATTTGGAGTTGTTCAAGGATGCACTCCCGAGAGGAGAAACCCTTCCAAGCTCAAGTTATGAGGTTAAAAAATTGATGCGTGATTTAGGACTCGGTTACGTAACTATTGATGCTTGTGTAAATGATTGTGTGCTATTTtggaaggaaaatgaaaatGTTGACACGTGTCCAACTTGTAAGGCCCCTAGATGGAAATTAGGTTTCGGAAAACGCAAGAAGGTTGCTCAAAAAATTCTTAGACACTTCCCTTTAGTACCTAGACTTCAGAGGTTATTTATGTCTAAAGATATTGGTGAAAATATGAGGTGGCATAAGGAGAAACGTGTAGATGATGATACGATTAGACATCCAGCTGATGCTACGGAATGGAAAGATTTTGACCAGAAATATGCTTGGTTTGGCAAAGATGCTCGTAACGTGCGACTTGGGCTTGCTAGTGATGGATTTAACCCTTTTGGAAATATGAGCACGAGTTATAGCATGTGGCCGGTGATTGTGACGCCATATAACTTACCACCATGGAAATGCATGAAGGagaattttttgatgttatctttgcTTATTCCTGGTAAGGAATCTCCCGGAAATAATATCGATGTATATTTAAGGCCATTAATTGATGAGTTAAAAGAGTTATGGGAGACCGGTGTGACAACATATGATGCATATAGCggtaagaattttcaattacatgctgcattattatggacaataaatgactttccagcatatggaatgttatctggatggagcacaaaaggaaaattggcatgtcctgtgtgtaataagtggacgtgttcgctaacattaaaaaatggaGTGAAGCAATGTTACATGGGTCATCGGAGATATTTACATGCCCAACATTCTTGGAGAAAAAGCAGAAAATTTAATGGCAAACCAGAGCACGGGTCAAAGCCTGAAGAGTTGTCAGGAGATGAAGTTCTAAGGCAATTAGATTTGCTTCCAAAAAGCCTTGTTTTTGGGAAGACACCTAACCAAAAAAAGCGTGCACGTGGTCCTGAAGAGCTCAATTGGACAAAGAGAAGTATATTCTTTGAATTGCCTTActggaaaacattaaaattacgtcataatttagatgtaatgcatattgagaagaatatatgtgaaaatatattgggtacgttgatgaatattgatggaaaatctaaggataacattaaggctcgaatggatttagaagcaatgggtataagaaaagagttacatttacagcaaaagggaaataaattttttatgccaCTTGCTTGTTATACATTACCGAAGCCTGAAAGGAGAAAGTTTTGCGAATGGTTGCAGTCAATCCGGTTGCCAGACGGATATGCTTCCAATCTTTCTCGATGTGTAAGTGTTCAGGACTGCAAAGTTATGGGGATGAAAAGCCATGATTATCATATATTCTTGCAACGGTTACTTCCAGCATCAATTTGTGGGTCTTTGCGTAGTGAGGTTTACACTGCATTATCAGAGTTGAGCTCTTTCTTTAAGGAGCTTTGTTCGAAGACTTTAAAAAGATCTACAGTTAAAAAGTTGTAG